ACCGTAGGACGGTAGGAGCATGACCTCGATCATGACAAAGAAGTTGAACAGGTCCGCGGTCAGCACAGCACCGGAGACGCCGGTGACCAGCACCAGCGTCAGCGGAGTGTAGAAGCGCGCAGCTGTCTCACCCGCGGCGATGGCGAACCAGTTCGCGGTGAGCGCAACCATCATGGTGGCCACGAGCATTACTGCAGAAAACTCGTCGCCGGCGAATGAGATGCCCACTCCACCCTGGTAGAGGCCGATGACGTGGGCGATGGTGCCGTGCTCAGAGGTGTAGTTGTACAGCCAGATGCCGCCGGCGAGGTTGACCGCGGGGATCAGGACCGCGAGGACGTCGTTAAGCGGCTTCCACGGGTTGAGCGCCGTGACAGCCGAAACAATCAGTGGCAGCGCGACGAAGACGGGAAGAATAGCATCCACGGCCATTAGCCCTCCACCTCCTGGTGCGCGCCGATCTTCTTGGGGTTGAGCTGGGCGCTGCGCCCAGCCGTCGACAAGGCGGACGGGCTGAGGCGGTCCGGGTCATAACCTGGAGACGTGTCCACGGGGCGGTCGAAAGTGTCGTCGTCTTTACCCAGCGACGACAGCATCAACAGGATTGTCGTGGTCGCCATCGCGATGACGATGGCGGTCAGGACGAACGCCTGGGG
This window of the Corynebacterium qintianiae genome carries:
- a CDS encoding cation:proton antiporter subunit C, with amino-acid sequence MIMALTISVLVAGSVFLIMQRGMVRIVFGMSLFGHATNLTLLAAGVGSWRGEAFPSRTPLEDMADPLPQAFVLTAIVIAMATTTILLMLSSLGKDDDTFDRPVDTSPGYDPDRLSPSALSTAGRSAQLNPKKIGAHQEVEG